One segment of Alistipes finegoldii DSM 17242 DNA contains the following:
- the lon gene encoding endopeptidase La, with amino-acid sequence MSKKDKFETIEVEDVNLLPDLLDGNHRVIPIVTGGDEVVEEVEVPEIIPILTLRSSVLFPGAITPITVGRDKSISLVRAVNAEGGILGAVLQRESDVEDPAPDDMYKVGTAARIIKILEMPNGNLTVILNGLEKVEIREYITTEPYFRARVTALRDTTPDLKSVEFEALVDSIRDVALNIINVSPSMPKEAAFAIKNIDSKRGIINFICSNMELTDEDRQSLLEAPGLLARARKLLEILIREQQLAELKNQIQERVKQEIDKQQRDYYLQQQMRTIQDELGDGADADIEKMREEAKKKNWPKEVGETFEKELQKVERLNPAVAEYSVQMTYLQLLLELPWNDTTKDNLDLKCAREQLDRDHFGLDEVKERILEHLAVIKLKGDLKSPILCLYGPPGVGKTSLGKSVAAALGRKFGRISLGGLHDESEIRGHRRTYIGAMPGRIIQTIKRCGSSNPVIILDEVDKVTVSNHGDPSSALLEVLDPEQNTTFHDNYIDMEYDLSKVLFIATANNVANIAPALRDRMEMINIPGYLVEEKIRIALDHLLPKQREAHGIKEQELVMTPQIVEGIISGYTRESGVRSLDKLLAKIARARAKQIAFDEAFAPEITAKDVEKILGMPKFLREEYEVGGMTGVVTGLAWTEVGGDILYIESVLTPGKGKVSLTGNLGEVMKESATIAHEWVMAHHAELGIDASAFEKNDINIHVPEGAIPKDGPSAGITMVTSIVSTYTGRKVRERIAMTGETTLRGRVMPVGGVREKILAAKRAGITELILSEENRKDIAEIKPEYVEGLTFHYVKTNDEVLKLALV; translated from the coding sequence ATGAGTAAAAAAGATAAATTCGAAACAATCGAAGTCGAAGACGTGAACCTGCTTCCCGATCTGCTCGACGGCAATCACCGCGTGATCCCCATCGTGACGGGCGGTGACGAAGTCGTCGAAGAGGTGGAGGTTCCTGAGATCATTCCGATTCTCACGCTGCGCAGCTCCGTGCTCTTTCCCGGCGCCATCACCCCCATTACGGTGGGCCGCGACAAGAGCATCAGTCTGGTGCGCGCCGTGAATGCCGAAGGCGGTATTCTGGGCGCCGTGCTGCAGCGCGAAAGCGACGTCGAAGACCCCGCGCCGGACGACATGTACAAGGTCGGCACCGCGGCGCGCATCATCAAGATTCTCGAAATGCCCAACGGCAACCTCACGGTGATCCTGAACGGCTTGGAGAAGGTCGAGATCCGCGAATACATTACTACCGAACCCTACTTCCGGGCCCGTGTCACCGCACTGCGCGATACCACGCCCGATCTGAAGAGCGTCGAGTTCGAAGCCCTCGTGGACTCGATCCGCGACGTGGCGCTCAATATCATCAACGTCTCGCCGTCGATGCCCAAGGAGGCGGCGTTCGCCATTAAGAACATCGACTCCAAGCGCGGCATCATCAACTTCATCTGCTCGAACATGGAGCTGACGGACGAGGACCGCCAGTCGCTGCTGGAAGCCCCCGGCCTGCTGGCCCGCGCCCGCAAGCTGCTCGAAATACTGATCCGCGAGCAGCAGCTGGCCGAGTTGAAAAACCAGATTCAGGAGCGCGTGAAGCAGGAGATCGACAAGCAGCAGCGCGACTACTACCTCCAGCAGCAGATGCGCACGATTCAGGACGAGCTGGGCGACGGCGCCGACGCCGACATCGAGAAGATGCGCGAGGAGGCCAAGAAGAAGAACTGGCCCAAGGAGGTCGGCGAGACCTTCGAGAAGGAGTTGCAGAAAGTCGAGCGGCTGAACCCCGCCGTAGCCGAGTATTCGGTGCAGATGACCTATCTGCAACTGTTGCTCGAACTGCCGTGGAACGACACGACCAAGGACAACCTCGACCTCAAGTGCGCCCGTGAACAGCTCGACCGCGACCATTTCGGTCTGGACGAGGTGAAGGAGCGTATTCTGGAGCATTTGGCTGTCATCAAGCTCAAGGGCGACCTCAAGTCGCCGATCCTCTGCCTCTACGGCCCTCCGGGCGTGGGCAAGACCTCGCTGGGCAAGTCGGTGGCGGCGGCGCTGGGCCGCAAGTTCGGCCGCATTTCGCTGGGCGGCCTGCACGACGAGTCCGAGATTCGCGGACACCGCCGCACCTACATCGGCGCCATGCCGGGCCGGATCATCCAGACCATCAAGCGGTGCGGTTCGTCGAACCCCGTGATTATCCTCGACGAGGTGGACAAGGTGACCGTTTCGAACCACGGCGACCCGTCGAGCGCACTGCTCGAAGTGCTCGATCCGGAACAGAACACCACCTTCCACGACAACTATATCGACATGGAGTACGACTTGTCGAAGGTGCTCTTCATCGCCACGGCCAACAACGTGGCCAACATCGCCCCGGCCCTGCGCGACCGTATGGAGATGATCAACATTCCGGGCTATCTGGTCGAGGAGAAGATCCGCATCGCTTTGGACCACCTGCTGCCCAAGCAGCGCGAGGCCCACGGCATCAAGGAGCAGGAACTCGTGATGACGCCCCAAATCGTCGAAGGCATCATCTCCGGCTACACCCGCGAGTCGGGCGTTCGCTCGCTCGACAAGCTGCTGGCTAAGATCGCCCGCGCCCGCGCCAAGCAGATCGCTTTCGACGAAGCCTTCGCGCCCGAAATCACGGCCAAGGACGTCGAGAAGATTCTCGGCATGCCCAAGTTCCTCCGCGAGGAGTACGAAGTGGGCGGCATGACAGGCGTGGTGACGGGTCTTGCGTGGACCGAGGTCGGCGGCGACATCCTCTACATCGAATCGGTGCTGACTCCCGGTAAGGGCAAAGTCAGCCTGACGGGTAATCTGGGCGAGGTGATGAAGGAGTCGGCGACGATCGCCCACGAGTGGGTGATGGCCCACCACGCGGAGCTGGGAATCGACGCTTCGGCGTTCGAGAAGAACGACATCAATATCCACGTGCCGGAGGGGGCGATTCCGAAGGACGGGCCGTCGGCCGGTATCACGATGGTGACCTCGATCGTCTCGACCTACACCGGACGCAAGGTGCGGGAGCGTATCGCCATGACGGGCGAAACGACCCTCCGCGGCCGCGTGATGCCCGTGGGCGGCGTCAGGGAGAAGATTCTGGCGGCCAAGCGCGCCGGCATCACCGAACTGATCCTTTCGGAGGAGAACCGCAAGGACATCGCCGAGATCAAACCCGAATACGTCGAAGGGCTGACGTTCCATTACGTGAAGACCAACGACGAAGTGCTGAAACTGGCGCTCGTCTGA
- a CDS encoding glycoside hydrolase family 97 protein: MKSFLFSLAALALCGACSQNTGVTSPDGTIRLAFAVDSAGRMTYSVTDGGVRLFEPSRLGFEAAEADLGGGFAVEHVSRTSVDETWTQPWGENKENRSRYNEMAVRLRNGGGVRLTLRFRLFDDGLGFRYEYEASGADSLRVTDELTEFRFAADGDSWTIPASFDTYELLYRKLPLSELADANTPATFKVGGLYGSIHEAALYDFPEMTLRKTYGLAFKSDLAPLPDGTKAHVGNKFTTAWRTVQLAPDAVGLINSSLILNLNEPSKIGDTSWIRPMKYVGVWWGMHLGVETWAMDDRHGATTENAKRHIDFAAANNIQGVLFEGWNEGWENWGGSQSFDFTKPYADFDIAEIVRYARERGIEIIGHHETGGNIPDYERQLERAVKWYADLGIHNLKTGYAGGISGGNNHHGQYMVRHYQHVVETAAKYRMTVNAHEPIKDCGIRRTWPNMMSREGARGKEWDAWSAGNPPSHEVTLPFTRLLAGPMDFTPGTFDILYENTRNSPRRKLWNCGPEVDMRVNTTLAKQIAEWVIIYSPVQMASDLIENYEGHPAFRFFRDFDADCDWSRALAGEPGEFVAVVRRAGENYFLGAATDEQPRTLSLPLDFLKPGTKYRATIYADGPDADWKTNPTSYTISEREVSSADTLEVAMAPGGGQAVSFMPAI, from the coding sequence ATGAAATCCTTCCTCTTCTCTCTTGCCGCGCTGGCCTTGTGCGGAGCCTGTTCGCAAAATACCGGGGTTACCTCCCCCGACGGCACGATCCGTCTGGCGTTCGCCGTAGACTCCGCCGGACGCATGACCTATTCGGTTACGGACGGCGGTGTCCGGCTGTTCGAACCCTCCCGACTGGGATTCGAAGCCGCCGAGGCCGATCTCGGCGGTGGTTTCGCCGTCGAGCATGTGTCGCGCACGAGCGTCGATGAGACGTGGACCCAGCCGTGGGGCGAGAACAAGGAGAACCGCAGCCGTTACAATGAAATGGCTGTGCGGCTGCGCAACGGCGGCGGCGTGCGGCTGACGCTGCGCTTCAGGCTCTTCGACGACGGGCTGGGATTCCGCTACGAATATGAAGCGTCCGGGGCGGATTCGCTCCGCGTGACGGACGAACTGACCGAATTCCGTTTCGCCGCCGACGGCGATTCGTGGACCATTCCCGCCAGCTTCGACACCTACGAACTGCTTTACCGCAAACTTCCGCTGAGCGAACTGGCCGACGCCAATACCCCCGCGACGTTCAAGGTCGGCGGCCTCTACGGCAGTATCCACGAAGCGGCCTTGTACGACTTTCCCGAAATGACGCTTCGCAAGACGTACGGACTTGCGTTCAAATCGGATCTCGCGCCTTTGCCCGACGGCACGAAAGCGCATGTCGGCAATAAATTTACGACCGCGTGGCGCACCGTGCAGCTGGCGCCCGATGCCGTGGGGCTGATCAATTCGTCGCTGATTCTCAATCTGAACGAACCTTCGAAGATCGGGGATACGAGCTGGATCCGTCCGATGAAGTACGTCGGCGTGTGGTGGGGCATGCACCTCGGCGTCGAGACGTGGGCGATGGACGACCGCCACGGCGCGACGACCGAAAACGCCAAACGCCATATCGACTTCGCGGCGGCCAACAATATTCAGGGAGTGCTGTTCGAGGGCTGGAACGAAGGCTGGGAGAACTGGGGCGGCAGCCAGTCGTTCGACTTCACGAAGCCCTATGCCGACTTCGACATCGCAGAGATCGTGCGTTACGCCCGCGAACGCGGGATCGAGATCATCGGCCATCACGAAACGGGCGGCAACATTCCCGATTACGAACGCCAGCTGGAGCGCGCCGTCAAATGGTACGCCGATTTGGGAATACACAACCTCAAAACGGGCTATGCCGGCGGTATCTCCGGCGGCAACAACCATCACGGGCAGTACATGGTGCGCCATTACCAGCACGTGGTCGAGACGGCCGCGAAATACCGGATGACGGTCAATGCGCACGAACCGATCAAGGACTGCGGCATCCGTCGCACGTGGCCCAACATGATGTCGCGCGAAGGTGCGCGCGGCAAGGAGTGGGATGCTTGGAGCGCGGGCAATCCGCCGTCGCACGAAGTGACGCTGCCTTTTACGCGCCTGCTCGCCGGGCCGATGGACTTCACGCCCGGCACGTTCGACATTCTCTATGAAAATACGCGCAACTCGCCGCGCCGCAAACTCTGGAACTGCGGTCCTGAGGTCGATATGCGCGTGAATACGACCCTTGCCAAGCAGATCGCCGAGTGGGTGATCATCTATTCGCCCGTGCAGATGGCTTCGGACCTGATCGAAAATTACGAGGGGCATCCCGCTTTCCGGTTCTTCCGCGACTTCGATGCGGACTGCGACTGGTCGCGCGCGCTGGCGGGCGAACCGGGCGAATTCGTCGCCGTGGTGCGCCGCGCGGGGGAGAATTATTTTCTGGGTGCGGCGACCGACGAACAGCCCCGCACGCTGTCGCTGCCGCTCGACTTCCTGAAACCCGGCACGAAATACCGCGCGACGATCTACGCCGACGGTCCCGATGCCGATTGGAAGACGAATCCCACTTCCTATACCATTTCGGAACGCGAGGTTTCATCCGCCGATACGCTCGAAGTGGCGATGGCTCCGGGCGGCGGGCAGGCCGTGAGCTTCATGCCCGCTATATAG
- the kdsA gene encoding 3-deoxy-8-phosphooctulonate synthase — MKIKFIAGPCVIESVELLDTVAQRLVAINERLGADIIFKASFDKANRTSISSFRGPGLEKGLRMLADVRAKWGLKLLTDIHESWQAAPVGEVVDVIQIPAFLCRQTDLLVAAAKTGRTVNIKKAQFLSGADMLYPYEKARDAGASEIWLTERGNIYGYNNLVVDFRNIADMLRIAPTVVMDCTHSVQRPGAAGGKTGGNREFVPAMAQAAKAFGANGFFFEVHPDPDHAKSDGPNMLQLDELENLIKTLL; from the coding sequence ATGAAGATCAAATTTATCGCCGGACCGTGCGTCATCGAGTCTGTCGAACTGCTCGACACCGTGGCGCAGCGTCTTGTGGCGATCAACGAAAGACTCGGCGCGGACATCATTTTCAAGGCGTCGTTCGACAAGGCCAACCGCACCTCGATCTCGTCGTTCCGCGGCCCCGGACTCGAAAAGGGGCTTCGGATGCTCGCCGACGTGCGTGCGAAGTGGGGGCTGAAGCTGCTGACCGACATCCATGAATCGTGGCAGGCCGCGCCCGTGGGCGAAGTGGTCGACGTGATCCAGATTCCCGCGTTCCTCTGCCGCCAGACCGACCTGCTGGTCGCTGCCGCGAAGACGGGCAGGACGGTGAATATCAAGAAGGCGCAGTTCCTGTCGGGCGCCGACATGCTCTATCCCTACGAAAAGGCCCGCGATGCGGGCGCTTCGGAGATATGGCTCACCGAGCGCGGCAATATTTACGGCTACAACAACCTCGTCGTCGATTTCCGCAATATTGCGGACATGCTGCGCATCGCCCCGACCGTGGTGATGGACTGCACCCATTCGGTGCAGCGTCCCGGCGCCGCAGGCGGCAAGACGGGTGGCAACCGCGAATTCGTACCCGCCATGGCGCAGGCCGCCAAAGCCTTCGGCGCCAACGGCTTCTTCTTCGAAGTGCATCCCGACCCGGACCATGCCAAGAGCGACGGCCCGAACATGCTGCAGCTCGACGAACTGGAAAACCTCATTAAAACTCTGCTATAA
- the kdsB gene encoding 3-deoxy-manno-octulosonate cytidylyltransferase: protein MKFIAIIPARYGSTRFPGKPLAMLGGRPVIQRVYEQVAGVLDDAVVATDDERIYDTVLAFGGRAEMTSPDHKSGTDRCWEAYLKQGKTYDVVVNVQGDEPFVRASQLEAVKRCFDDPATDIATLVRPFAATDGLEALENPNSPKVVLDAQSRALYFSRSVIPYLRGVERSEWLARHTFYKHIGLYAFRTEVLRAVTALPQSALEKAESLEQLRWLENGYKIGVGVTDAETIGIDTPEDLEKAEAFLIRHGK from the coding sequence ATGAAATTTATCGCAATCATACCGGCGCGTTACGGCTCGACGCGCTTTCCGGGCAAGCCGCTGGCGATGCTGGGCGGCAGGCCCGTCATTCAGCGCGTCTATGAGCAGGTGGCGGGCGTGTTGGACGACGCCGTGGTCGCCACCGACGATGAGCGTATCTACGATACCGTGCTCGCTTTCGGCGGCCGGGCCGAGATGACCTCGCCGGACCACAAAAGCGGCACCGACCGTTGCTGGGAAGCCTATCTCAAACAGGGCAAGACCTACGACGTGGTGGTCAATGTGCAGGGCGACGAACCTTTTGTCCGGGCCTCGCAGCTGGAAGCCGTGAAACGCTGCTTCGACGATCCGGCGACCGACATCGCCACGCTGGTCAGGCCTTTCGCCGCGACGGACGGTCTCGAAGCCCTCGAAAATCCCAACTCCCCGAAAGTGGTGCTCGACGCGCAGTCGCGCGCCCTCTACTTCTCGCGTTCGGTGATCCCCTACTTGCGGGGCGTCGAACGGTCGGAGTGGCTGGCGCGCCATACGTTCTACAAGCATATCGGTCTCTATGCGTTCCGCACGGAGGTCCTGCGCGCGGTTACGGCCCTGCCGCAGTCCGCGCTCGAAAAGGCCGAGTCGCTCGAACAGCTTCGCTGGCTGGAGAACGGCTATAAGATCGGCGTGGGCGTTACCGATGCCGAGACCATCGGCATCGACACGCCCGAAGATCTGGAGAAGGCAGAAGCCTTCCTGATCAGGCATGGAAAATGA
- a CDS encoding KpsF/GutQ family sugar-phosphate isomerase translates to MTDTTKAQILDLARKAINTELLALKRMKETLGDNFADAVEMILSGQGKCIVTGMGKSGLVGRKIAATLASTGTPSFFLHPGEAFHGDLGMISKEDVVLALSYSGETDEILKIVPFIHSNGNKLISMTGNPESALAKNSDVHLDVSVEEEACILHLAPTTSTTAQIAMGDALAVSLMQMRGFTSVDFARLHPGGSLGRRLLMTVGNVMRSHDLPVVAPDCSATDMIHAISKGGLGLIIICDGDRIEGIVTDGDVRRAMERRRAEFFNIKAADIATPNPKTISADRKLIEAEKMMTRNKVTSLLVTDEAGKLQGVIQIYDIKL, encoded by the coding sequence ATGACCGATACCACGAAAGCCCAGATTCTCGATCTGGCCCGCAAGGCGATCAACACCGAACTGCTGGCGCTCAAGCGCATGAAGGAGACGTTGGGCGATAACTTCGCCGACGCCGTCGAAATGATCCTTTCGGGTCAGGGCAAATGTATCGTTACGGGCATGGGCAAGTCGGGGCTGGTGGGACGCAAGATCGCCGCGACGCTCGCCTCGACCGGTACGCCCAGCTTCTTCCTGCATCCCGGCGAAGCCTTTCACGGCGATCTGGGCATGATCTCGAAAGAGGATGTCGTGCTGGCGCTCTCCTATTCGGGCGAGACCGACGAAATCCTGAAAATCGTGCCTTTCATCCACTCCAACGGCAACAAGCTGATCTCGATGACCGGCAATCCCGAATCCGCGCTGGCCAAGAACTCCGACGTGCACCTCGACGTGAGCGTCGAAGAGGAAGCCTGCATCCTGCACCTCGCGCCGACGACCTCGACCACGGCGCAGATCGCCATGGGCGACGCGCTGGCCGTGTCGCTGATGCAGATGCGGGGCTTTACGAGCGTCGATTTCGCACGCCTGCATCCGGGCGGAAGCCTCGGACGCCGCCTGCTGATGACCGTCGGCAACGTGATGCGTTCGCACGATCTTCCGGTCGTGGCGCCCGATTGCTCGGCGACGGACATGATCCACGCCATCAGCAAGGGCGGACTGGGACTCATCATCATCTGCGACGGCGACCGCATCGAGGGCATCGTGACCGACGGCGACGTGCGCCGCGCCATGGAGCGCCGCCGCGCCGAGTTCTTCAACATCAAGGCCGCCGATATCGCTACGCCGAATCCGAAGACGATCTCTGCCGACCGGAAGCTGATCGAAGCCGAGAAGATGATGACCCGCAACAAGGTCACCTCGCTGCTCGTGACCGACGAAGCCGGCAAACTGCAGGGCGTGATCCAGATTTACGACATAAAACTGTAG
- a CDS encoding YciI family protein: MFIVLLTYKLPLAEVERHLAAHREYLDRQYAAGTFLCSGPQNPRTGGVILCRAADRAAVETLTAEDPFRIHGVADYEIIEFSPVKRLPGFEAFL; this comes from the coding sequence GTGTTCATCGTACTGCTGACTTACAAACTGCCGCTTGCGGAGGTCGAACGGCACCTCGCGGCGCACCGCGAATACCTCGACCGTCAGTATGCCGCAGGGACGTTTCTCTGTTCGGGGCCGCAGAATCCCCGGACGGGCGGCGTCATTCTCTGCCGCGCCGCGGACCGTGCTGCGGTCGAGACCCTGACGGCGGAGGACCCGTTCCGCATCCACGGCGTCGCCGATTACGAGATCATCGAATTCTCGCCCGTCAAACGCCTGCCCGGATTCGAAGCTTTCCTTTGA
- the trpS gene encoding tryptophan--tRNA ligase: MGKIILTGDRPTGRLHLGHYVGSLRRRVELQESGEFERIFIMIADAQALTDNADNPEKVRQNIIEVALDYLSVGLDPNKSTLFIQSQIPELCELAFYYMNLVTVQRLQRNPTVKAEIQLRGFAENNTEGDTQQRQGIPVGFFTYPISQAADITAFKATTVPAGEDQEPMIEQTREIVHKFNTVYGPALVEPEILLPENAVCMRLPGTDGKAKMSKSLCNCIYLSDSADEIKKKVMGMYTDPDHLRVEDPGKVEGNMVFTYLDAFSRPEHFPKYLPDYPSLEELKAHYRRGGLGDVKVKKFLIAVLNEMLEPFRERRKYYEGRIGEVYEILRAGSEAAREVAAATLADVKRAMKIDYFDDKELIASQAEHFAHKE; encoded by the coding sequence ATGGGAAAAATCATTCTTACCGGCGACCGTCCGACGGGCCGGCTTCATCTGGGACACTACGTGGGTTCGCTGCGCCGCCGCGTCGAACTGCAGGAGTCGGGCGAATTTGAACGCATCTTCATCATGATCGCCGACGCGCAGGCGCTGACCGACAACGCCGACAACCCCGAAAAAGTGCGCCAGAACATCATCGAAGTCGCCCTCGACTACCTTTCGGTCGGTCTCGACCCGAACAAATCGACGCTTTTCATCCAGTCGCAGATTCCCGAACTGTGCGAACTGGCGTTCTACTATATGAACCTCGTCACGGTACAGCGCCTGCAGCGCAACCCGACCGTGAAGGCCGAAATCCAGCTGCGCGGCTTTGCCGAGAACAACACGGAGGGCGACACCCAGCAGCGTCAGGGCATTCCCGTCGGATTCTTCACATACCCGATCAGTCAGGCGGCGGACATCACGGCTTTCAAAGCCACGACCGTACCCGCAGGCGAGGATCAGGAGCCGATGATCGAGCAGACGCGCGAAATCGTCCACAAATTCAACACGGTATACGGCCCCGCGCTGGTCGAACCGGAGATTCTGCTGCCCGAAAACGCGGTCTGCATGCGGCTGCCGGGAACCGACGGCAAAGCCAAGATGTCGAAGTCGCTCTGCAACTGCATCTACCTGTCGGACAGCGCCGATGAGATCAAGAAGAAGGTCATGGGCATGTACACCGATCCCGACCACCTGCGCGTGGAGGATCCGGGCAAGGTGGAGGGCAACATGGTATTCACCTACCTCGACGCCTTCAGCCGTCCCGAACACTTCCCGAAATACCTGCCCGACTACCCTTCGCTGGAGGAGCTGAAAGCCCACTACCGCCGCGGAGGCTTGGGCGACGTGAAGGTCAAGAAGTTCCTGATCGCGGTGCTGAACGAGATGCTGGAGCCGTTCCGCGAACGCCGCAAATATTACGAGGGACGCATCGGCGAGGTGTACGAAATCCTCCGCGCGGGGTCGGAAGCGGCCCGCGAAGTCGCCGCCGCAACGCTCGCCGACGTGAAACGCGCCATGAAGATCGACTACTTCGACGACAAGGAGCTGATCGCAAGTCAGGCCGAACATTTCGCACACAAGGAATAA
- a CDS encoding chloride channel protein produces MNLRADHIYRTFLRLTRRLSNSQIMMLLAVVVGVLAGVGTYLFEMLLYGIKYGLTNWFPVDSAHILFLIYPAVGIILATLFVKYIVRDNISEGVTRVLYAMSSRNSRIAGHNCWTSIVGGATTIGFGGSVGPEAPIVLTGAAIGSNVGRIARLNYKHTTLLLCCGAGAALAAIFKAPITGVVFVLEILMLDITAGSVIPLLIASITATTMAFMLRGFDPILAVTLAPADAFELWQIPLFILLGVCCGLMSWYFTSTNLRVSTLFKKIDKQYKKWIVGGTVLGVLIFIFPPLYGEGYEGFTSLMHGQAEKLFDNSLFYRFSDIDWVVILFVIATMFFKVIAMASTNAAGGVGGTFAPSLFVGAFTGASIALLCSAFFDWDVSIVSFTLVGMAGVMSGVMKAPLTSIFLIAELSNGYGLFIPLMITACISFAVDYYLDPDSIYTKQLRLRGELLTHDKDQSVFVFLKLDELMETDFLRIRENFTLGDIVHIISTARRNIFPVIDNFGHLLGIIQLDDLREDMFKREKYGHPISDYMIQPPDKILEHEAIQSVVQKFEDKHTWMLPVVDKQNRYMGFISKSRILNAYREQLVKIQQ; encoded by the coding sequence TTGAACTTACGCGCCGACCACATCTACCGCACGTTCCTCCGCCTCACGAGGCGGCTGAGCAACAGCCAGATCATGATGCTTCTGGCCGTGGTCGTCGGCGTGCTCGCCGGAGTGGGCACCTATCTGTTCGAGATGCTGCTGTACGGCATCAAATACGGACTGACCAACTGGTTTCCGGTGGACAGCGCCCACATCCTGTTCCTGATCTACCCCGCCGTCGGCATCATTCTGGCGACGCTGTTCGTCAAATACATCGTCCGGGACAATATTTCGGAGGGCGTCACGCGCGTGCTCTACGCCATGTCGAGCCGCAATTCGCGCATCGCGGGCCACAACTGCTGGACCTCGATCGTCGGCGGCGCCACGACCATCGGATTCGGCGGTTCGGTGGGACCTGAGGCTCCCATCGTGCTGACGGGAGCCGCCATCGGCTCGAATGTCGGACGGATCGCGCGGCTCAACTACAAGCACACCACGCTGCTGCTCTGCTGCGGCGCCGGCGCGGCGCTGGCCGCCATTTTCAAGGCTCCGATCACGGGCGTGGTGTTCGTGCTGGAAATCCTGATGCTCGACATCACCGCAGGATCGGTCATTCCGCTGCTCATCGCCTCGATCACGGCCACGACGATGGCCTTCATGCTGCGGGGCTTCGACCCGATTCTGGCCGTGACGCTGGCACCCGCAGATGCGTTCGAACTCTGGCAGATACCGCTCTTCATCCTGCTGGGCGTATGCTGCGGACTGATGTCGTGGTATTTCACCTCGACGAACCTGCGCGTGAGCACGCTTTTCAAGAAGATCGACAAGCAGTACAAGAAGTGGATCGTCGGGGGCACCGTGCTCGGAGTCCTGATCTTCATTTTCCCGCCGCTCTACGGCGAGGGTTACGAAGGATTCACCTCGCTGATGCACGGACAGGCAGAAAAACTCTTCGACAATTCGCTCTTCTACCGTTTCAGCGACATCGACTGGGTTGTCATACTCTTCGTCATCGCCACGATGTTCTTCAAGGTCATCGCCATGGCTTCGACCAACGCCGCGGGCGGCGTGGGCGGAACATTCGCCCCGTCGCTGTTCGTGGGCGCATTCACGGGCGCGTCGATAGCCCTGCTGTGCAGCGCCTTCTTCGACTGGGACGTGTCGATCGTCTCGTTCACGCTGGTCGGCATGGCGGGCGTCATGTCGGGCGTGATGAAGGCGCCGCTGACTTCGATCTTCCTGATCGCCGAACTCTCGAACGGTTACGGGCTGTTCATTCCGCTGATGATCACCGCCTGCATCTCGTTCGCCGTGGACTACTACCTCGATCCGGATTCGATCTACACCAAGCAGCTGCGCCTGCGCGGGGAGCTGCTGACCCACGACAAGGACCAGTCGGTCTTCGTCTTCCTGAAACTCGACGAACTGATGGAGACCGATTTCCTGCGCATCAGGGAGAACTTCACGCTGGGCGACATCGTACACATCATTTCGACGGCGCGCCGCAACATCTTCCCCGTGATCGACAACTTCGGGCATCTGCTCGGCATCATCCAGCTGGACGACCTGCGCGAAGACATGTTCAAACGCGAGAAATACGGCCATCCGATTTCGGACTACATGATTCAGCCGCCCGACAAGATTCTGGAGCATGAAGCCATCCAGAGCGTCGTCCAGAAGTTCGAGGACAAACATACGTGGATGCTGCCCGTCGTGGACAAACAGAACCGCTACATGGGCTTCATCTCCAAATCCCGCATCCTGAACGCCTACCGCGAACAGCTGGTCAAGATACAGCAGTGA